Proteins encoded by one window of Sphingosinicella sp. BN140058:
- a CDS encoding DUF4139 domain-containing protein produces the protein MNRMVLLAACLAATGTARAQGGGHGDVSVTIYNDDLALVQDIRSVALPAGLSRQEFPDVSTSIRPETVSLAGDGFDVVEQNFDFDLLSPTALMQKAIGQTITLLRTNPATGAETRERATVLAVNGGAVLRIGDRIEVLRDDGLPVRVIFDTIPPNLRARPTLSITVDAARAGTRLLTLSYLSTGLSWKADYVALFDERAGKIDVEGWITLTNSSGTAFANAATLLVAGEVAQVNRPRARIEAEERRSGNMPGIEPAARPRIGDFYAYPLAGRTTIASAQTKQVSFLDAAGAPAARGYEYRNAWLGRSRDAQSAATMLKFSSAKEGGLGDALPAGIVRVYMRDGSGQPQFVGESEIPHTPMGSSLNLRTGNAFDVKVRPTVEKRERVTPEEWETTARYRVTGPDGVVTTSQVDNQRERWRTTMRYVVSNARSQPVTVDLFQDGLGDWWDVRVVSESLAGRQVSAYSRLWEVPVPANGETVVTAVFETRY, from the coding sequence ATGAATCGGATGGTCTTGCTGGCGGCCTGTCTCGCCGCGACGGGAACGGCCCGGGCGCAAGGCGGCGGGCACGGCGACGTATCGGTCACCATCTATAACGACGATCTCGCCTTGGTGCAGGACATACGCAGCGTCGCACTGCCGGCCGGCCTCTCGCGCCAGGAATTCCCCGACGTCTCAACCAGCATCCGCCCGGAGACGGTGAGCCTCGCCGGCGATGGCTTCGACGTCGTCGAGCAGAATTTCGACTTCGATCTGCTCTCGCCGACCGCCTTGATGCAGAAGGCGATCGGCCAGACCATCACCCTGCTGCGCACCAACCCCGCCACCGGTGCCGAGACCCGCGAGCGCGCCACAGTGCTCGCGGTCAATGGGGGCGCGGTGCTTCGCATCGGCGATCGTATCGAGGTGCTGCGCGACGACGGCCTGCCGGTGCGGGTGATTTTCGACACCATCCCGCCCAATCTTCGCGCACGGCCGACGCTCAGCATCACCGTCGATGCGGCGCGCGCCGGAACCCGCTTGCTCACCCTCTCTTACCTTTCGACCGGGCTTAGCTGGAAAGCCGATTATGTCGCTCTGTTCGACGAGCGCGCAGGCAAGATCGACGTCGAAGGCTGGATCACGCTGACCAATTCCAGCGGCACCGCCTTCGCCAATGCCGCGACCCTGCTCGTCGCCGGCGAGGTTGCCCAGGTCAACCGTCCCCGCGCCCGGATCGAGGCCGAGGAGCGCCGCAGCGGCAACATGCCCGGGATCGAGCCGGCGGCGCGGCCGCGGATCGGCGACTTCTACGCCTATCCGCTCGCGGGACGAACGACGATCGCCAGCGCCCAGACCAAGCAGGTGAGCTTCCTCGACGCGGCCGGCGCCCCGGCTGCACGCGGCTATGAATATCGCAACGCCTGGCTCGGCCGCAGCCGCGACGCGCAAAGCGCCGCGACCATGCTCAAATTCTCGTCGGCCAAGGAGGGTGGGCTTGGCGACGCGCTGCCGGCAGGGATCGTCCGCGTCTACATGCGCGACGGCAGCGGCCAGCCGCAATTCGTCGGCGAAAGCGAGATCCCGCACACGCCGATGGGATCGTCGCTCAACCTGCGCACCGGCAATGCCTTCGACGTCAAGGTGCGGCCGACCGTCGAGAAGAGGGAGCGGGTCACTCCGGAAGAATGGGAAACCACCGCCCGCTACCGGGTCACCGGCCCCGACGGGGTCGTCACCACCAGCCAGGTCGACAATCAGCGCGAGCGCTGGCGCACCACGATGCGCTATGTGGTCAGCAATGCGCGCTCCCAGCCGGTGACGGTGGATCTCTTTCAGGACGGGCTCGGCGACTGGTGGGATGTTCGTGTCGTCAGCGAGAGCCTCGCCGGCCGACAGGTCTCGGCCTATTCCCGCCTGTGGGAGGTGCCGGTGCCGGCCAATGGCGAGACGGTGGTGACCGCCGTGTTCGAAACCCGCTACTGA
- a CDS encoding DUF4167 domain-containing protein has translation MINNRQNGRRRGRGGSGPRPNQPQQGNRQDNRSRGNAAQLLEKYKSLARDAQLQGDRVQSEYYLQFADHYFRVLNENRARFEEQRPRRDDFYADDEDDQDEVNASGEDQDGDEGGDDERQDRGERYARNDRGDRQDRGDRQDRGDRQDRGDRQDRAPREARGDRQGDDRPRRGERPERVERSDRSERGDRQERAERPDRAERADRQDRPERAERPERAERPARAERPERTERPERVEAAEPGEAAERKPERRPRRTARSAEPVAEAEGNGQISLDVLPPAISVVDGEAPAKPRARRTRRPRAEGDADIAPAA, from the coding sequence TTGATCAACAATCGTCAAAACGGCCGCCGTCGCGGTCGCGGCGGAAGCGGACCACGCCCGAACCAGCCCCAGCAGGGCAATCGGCAGGACAACCGCTCCCGCGGAAATGCGGCGCAGCTCCTCGAGAAATACAAGTCGCTCGCGCGCGATGCGCAGCTGCAGGGCGACCGCGTTCAGTCCGAATATTATCTCCAGTTCGCGGACCATTATTTCCGCGTGTTGAATGAGAACCGCGCCCGCTTCGAAGAGCAGCGCCCGCGCCGCGACGATTTCTACGCCGACGACGAGGACGATCAGGACGAGGTCAACGCCTCCGGCGAGGACCAGGACGGCGATGAGGGCGGCGACGACGAACGCCAGGATCGCGGCGAACGCTATGCCCGCAACGATCGCGGCGACCGCCAGGACCGTGGTGACCGTCAGGATCGCGGCGACCGCCAGGACCGTGGCGACCGTCAGGACCGTGCCCCGCGCGAGGCGCGCGGCGACCGGCAGGGCGACGACCGCCCCCGTCGCGGCGAGCGTCCGGAGCGTGTCGAGCGGAGCGATCGTTCCGAGCGCGGCGACCGCCAGGAGCGGGCCGAGCGTCCGGATCGCGCCGAGCGTGCCGACCGCCAGGACCGTCCGGAGCGCGCCGAACGCCCGGAACGTGCCGAGCGTCCGGCCCGGGCCGAGCGGCCGGAGCGTACGGAACGCCCTGAGCGCGTCGAAGCGGCCGAGCCGGGCGAGGCCGCCGAGCGCAAGCCGGAACGGCGCCCGCGCCGCACCGCACGCAGCGCCGAGCCGGTCGCCGAAGCCGAGGGCAACGGCCAAATCTCGCTCGACGTGCTGCCGCCGGCAATCTCGGTGGTGGACGGCGAGGCTCCGGCCAAGCCGCGTGCGCGCCGCACCCGCCGGCCCCGGGCCGAGGGCGACGCGGACATCGCGCCGGCCGCCTGA
- the prmC gene encoding peptide chain release factor N(5)-glutamine methyltransferase, producing MNPEPAPADPTAETIRAALVAATNRIAGHSDTPRLDAEMLMAHALHVDRGQLLLADLDVPVPGGFEALVARREADEPIAYIVGHRAFWTIDLEVGPGVLVPRPDSETLIDAAVDHFGARVPRSILDLGTGPGTLLLAALDNWWQAHGLGIDASEEALAYARRNAERLGMAARADFRLGNWAEGVEGPFDLILCNPPYVETGAVLPADVRRWEPSRALFAGADGLDDYRRLAPEIVRLLAPDGLACIELGAGQADAVAALFEAAGAATETRADLGGHRRCLLVRP from the coding sequence ATGAATCCTGAACCGGCGCCGGCCGATCCGACCGCCGAAACGATCCGCGCCGCCCTTGTCGCGGCGACCAACCGCATCGCGGGGCACAGCGACACGCCCCGGCTCGATGCCGAGATGCTGATGGCGCACGCGCTCCACGTCGATCGCGGCCAGCTGCTGCTCGCCGATCTCGACGTGCCGGTGCCGGGCGGCTTCGAAGCCCTGGTCGCGCGCCGCGAGGCCGACGAGCCGATCGCCTACATCGTCGGCCATCGCGCCTTCTGGACGATCGATCTCGAGGTCGGCCCCGGCGTGCTGGTGCCGCGCCCCGACAGCGAGACGTTGATCGACGCCGCCGTCGACCATTTCGGCGCCCGGGTGCCGCGATCCATCCTCGATCTCGGCACCGGGCCGGGCACGTTGCTGCTCGCCGCGCTCGACAATTGGTGGCAGGCCCACGGCCTCGGCATCGATGCATCGGAGGAGGCGCTGGCTTATGCCCGGCGCAATGCGGAGCGCCTCGGCATGGCGGCGCGCGCCGACTTCCGGCTCGGCAATTGGGCGGAAGGGGTGGAGGGCCCGTTCGATCTGATCCTCTGCAACCCGCCTTATGTCGAGACCGGCGCGGTGCTTCCGGCCGACGTCCGCCGCTGGGAGCCGTCCCGCGCTCTGTTCGCCGGCGCCGACGGCCTCGACGATTATCGCCGGCTCGCGCCGGAGATCGTCCGCCTGCTGGCGCCGGACGGGCTCGCCTGCATCGAGCTCGGCGCCGGCCAGGCCGATGCGGTCGCCGCCTTGTTCGAGGCTGCGGGCGCCGCCACCGAGACCCGTGCCGACCTTGGCGGACACCGCCGCTGCCTGCTCGTTCGGCCTTGA
- the prfA gene encoding peptide chain release factor 1: MTRISDARIAAIEMRRDELQSAMSSPSLAPEEFVRFSKDYAEVEPVAAAAREVRRIRGEIDALKEMVADPEMREMAEEELAALERSLPEAERALAVKLLPRDAADERAAMLEIRAGTGGDEAALFAGDLFRMYQRYAESQGWRVELISASASDVGGFKEVVASVTGQGVFAKLKFESGVHRVQRVPATESGGRIHTSAATVAVLPEAEDVDVQIDDKDLRIDVYRSSGPGGQSVNTTDSAVRITHLPSGLVVIQQDEKSQHKNKAKALKVLRTRLYELERERLASERAGARKSMVGSGDRSERIRTYNFPQGRVTDHRINLTLHRLPEILEGPGLDELVSALLAEDQAQRLATLDES; the protein is encoded by the coding sequence ATGACCCGGATCTCGGACGCACGGATCGCCGCGATCGAGATGCGGCGGGACGAGCTGCAGAGCGCGATGTCCTCGCCGAGCCTCGCGCCCGAAGAGTTCGTCCGCTTCTCCAAGGATTATGCCGAGGTCGAGCCGGTCGCCGCGGCGGCCCGCGAGGTGCGGCGGATCCGCGGCGAGATCGACGCCCTGAAGGAAATGGTCGCCGACCCCGAAATGCGCGAAATGGCCGAGGAGGAATTGGCGGCGCTCGAGCGCAGCCTGCCCGAGGCCGAGCGCGCGCTCGCCGTCAAGCTGCTGCCGCGCGACGCCGCCGACGAGCGCGCGGCGATGCTCGAGATCCGCGCCGGCACCGGCGGCGACGAGGCGGCTTTGTTCGCCGGCGATCTGTTTCGCATGTACCAGCGTTACGCCGAGAGCCAGGGGTGGCGCGTCGAATTGATCTCGGCCAGCGCGTCCGACGTCGGCGGCTTCAAGGAAGTGGTCGCCTCGGTGACCGGCCAGGGCGTGTTCGCGAAATTGAAGTTCGAGAGCGGGGTCCACCGCGTCCAGCGCGTGCCCGCGACCGAGAGCGGCGGCCGCATCCATACCTCCGCCGCCACCGTCGCGGTGCTGCCGGAGGCGGAGGATGTCGACGTCCAGATCGACGACAAGGATCTCAGGATCGACGTCTACCGCTCGTCCGGTCCCGGGGGACAGTCGGTCAACACCACCGACAGCGCGGTCCGCATCACCCACTTGCCGAGCGGTCTCGTCGTCATCCAGCAGGACGAGAAGTCGCAGCACAAGAACAAGGCCAAGGCGCTGAAGGTGCTCCGCACCCGCCTCTACGAGCTCGAGCGCGAGCGGCTCGCCTCCGAACGTGCCGGCGCCCGCAAGTCGATGGTCGGCTCCGGCGACCGCTCCGAGCGCATCCGGACCTACAATTTCCCGCAGGGGCGGGTCACCGATCACCGCATCAACCTGACCCTCCACCGCCTGCCCGAGATCCTCGAAGGCCCCGGGCTGGACGAACTCGTCTCCGCTCTGCTCGCCGAAGACCAGGCCCAGCGCCTCGCCACCCTCGATGAATCCTGA
- a CDS encoding DUF4139 domain-containing protein produces MRGAARRLLLLLLLAALLPAAAAPAQIPARTLVSSAGPDRVALTVYRDPARDKDAFIDDDADEPLKGYALITETRIVDLPPGPVTIRFEGVASGIQPETAILVGGDPAEKNQDRLLLSERGLIDAFTGQHVTLRRADAATGKVIEERARIRSSSDGIILETARGFEAVHCTGLSQTLLYPGVPPGLSAKPVLSMTLDAGSGGRRTLTLSYLAADFDWQANYVGHLSADTGKVDLFAWITLASRDDVSFANAQTAAVAGQVQRVTPDGQGISDYGDEEEAYYSTTCWPQDTTGSPPYTRPLGPDSYPELLARAAERDGDYGYGWGGGEGGDEIVVTGARIARQEDLGDLKLYRVPFPVTVAANAQKQVALLSAKKVETELVYRTKVHENDETVEWLLRVHNRKGDGLGMPLPMGQIALFQQGFGRPMLLGETAIEDKAVGEEVEFVFADAQNVEVDAEYLGEVGASERHRLDVANANPFPIRFEAEFQDRSYTRYDHFSGRIVRREGMNVWRVEIAAGGRARLDYRETDIEEEEEDELDEVTGS; encoded by the coding sequence ATGCGCGGCGCGGCCCGGCGGCTCCTGCTCCTGCTCCTGCTCGCGGCTTTGCTGCCGGCTGCGGCGGCGCCCGCGCAGATCCCGGCCCGGACACTGGTCAGCTCGGCTGGGCCCGATCGGGTGGCGCTGACCGTCTATCGCGATCCGGCGCGCGACAAGGACGCGTTCATCGACGACGATGCGGACGAGCCGCTCAAGGGCTATGCGCTGATCACCGAAACCCGCATCGTCGACCTGCCGCCGGGCCCGGTCACCATACGCTTCGAAGGGGTGGCGAGCGGCATCCAGCCCGAAACCGCGATCCTGGTCGGCGGCGATCCGGCCGAAAAGAACCAGGACCGGCTGCTGCTCTCCGAACGCGGGCTGATCGATGCGTTCACCGGACAGCACGTCACCCTCCGCCGCGCCGACGCCGCCACCGGCAAGGTGATCGAGGAGCGTGCCCGGATCCGCTCGTCGAGCGACGGCATCATCCTCGAGACCGCGCGCGGGTTCGAAGCCGTGCACTGCACCGGCCTGTCGCAGACGCTCCTCTACCCGGGCGTGCCGCCGGGCCTGTCGGCAAAGCCGGTCCTGTCGATGACGCTCGACGCGGGCAGCGGCGGACGGCGCACCCTCACTCTCTCCTATCTCGCCGCCGATTTCGACTGGCAGGCCAATTATGTCGGCCACCTTTCCGCCGACACCGGCAAGGTCGATCTCTTCGCCTGGATCACGCTGGCGAGCCGGGACGACGTCAGCTTCGCGAACGCGCAGACGGCAGCGGTCGCCGGCCAGGTCCAGCGGGTGACTCCGGACGGCCAGGGCATTTCCGATTATGGCGACGAGGAGGAGGCCTATTATTCGACCACCTGCTGGCCGCAGGACACGACTGGAAGCCCGCCCTACACCCGGCCGTTGGGACCCGATTCCTATCCCGAACTGCTTGCGCGCGCGGCGGAGCGGGACGGCGATTATGGCTATGGCTGGGGCGGCGGCGAGGGCGGCGATGAGATCGTCGTCACCGGCGCGCGGATCGCACGACAGGAGGATCTCGGCGACCTCAAGCTCTATCGCGTTCCTTTCCCGGTCACCGTCGCCGCCAATGCTCAGAAGCAGGTGGCGCTGCTGTCGGCGAAGAAAGTGGAGACCGAACTCGTCTACCGCACCAAGGTTCACGAGAACGATGAGACCGTCGAATGGCTGTTGCGCGTCCACAACCGCAAGGGTGACGGGCTCGGCATGCCCTTGCCGATGGGGCAGATCGCCTTGTTCCAGCAGGGTTTCGGCCGGCCGATGCTGCTCGGAGAAACTGCGATCGAGGACAAGGCGGTCGGCGAGGAGGTCGAGTTCGTCTTCGCCGACGCGCAGAATGTCGAGGTAGATGCCGAGTATCTGGGCGAGGTGGGCGCCAGCGAACGCCATCGTCTCGACGTCGCCAATGCCAATCCGTTCCCGATCCGCTTCGAAGCCGAGTTCCAGGACAGGTCATATACGCGCTACGATCATTTCAGCGGGCGCATCGTGCGACGCGAGGGCATGAACGTGTGGCGCGTCGAAATCGCCGCCGGCGGGAGAGCACGGCTCGACTATCGCGAGACCGATATCGAGGAGGAGGAAGAGGACGAGCTGGACGAAGTGACCGGCTCTTAG